Part of the Lolium rigidum isolate FL_2022 chromosome 6, APGP_CSIRO_Lrig_0.1, whole genome shotgun sequence genome, acaagaaggctaaaggagacccctcatttcaacaacaatcaaaaaggagttacaggagaaatccggtcacctgcccggtccaaccgggccagcaaccggccagtccggcgtacaggccggtcgaccggtcggaaaccgggctccacaggaggaccagcaggtccggtctgtggcccggtcgaccgggctcctgaccggcgggtccggcgctccgtccggtcgaccgctcggaaaccgggcagcaaccgggcaccaaccggagaagcgccaggacgacgcaaaggtgctccggtcaccagtccggtctgaccggcctcacgaccgggctgtccggtctgtggtccggtctgaccgggtttgtcgggaagaatgctgaggtggcaagtgacaacggccagattttgaagaacactatatataccccttcttctaccttggaagggttaggcaacatactataaactgttcttgagctctctctctcctactccattgctagaaacaccaaaagcctcagatctccctcctcctccacccaaactcaaatccctccgggaatcactagaggaggacccgatctaccgttctaccaagccaaatctcattcccccttgtattcattgagaagcttgcttcctagggttccttggaaaccctaggtgggcaagaggagtccggaagcatccgggccgtggatttgctccgggcaagattgtgaaggtttggaggctacctcaaagtctaccacaagtgagtgagctattccttcgtgggataggctccggagaatagggtgagccttcgtggcgcggggaatccttcgtgggacctccactcctccaaacgtgacgtaccttgttgaaaagcaagggaacacgggaatacatcctcgtctccgcgtgctatcggttatctctaaccgaactccttacttgtgatttaactggctgtgagagccttcgtgcttgagttagttgtatcctcatataggttgcttcacctagtttgcattaggctcatctttatattccgcaaagcctaatattgcaaagaaagaattaaaatttgtagaaacctattcacccccccctctaggtttaccatctctatactttcagtatGCAAGATGATGCAACATGTCATTATTTTTCATAGGACCTTTGGTTTCCAATACTTAGCAGGCCAATGAACAATGACAAAGTGCTTCTGAAGTACGCTGAAATCTCTCTCCACATCCTGACTTATCGACTATGAACAACTCTGAAGTGAGATTTCTtctaaataattagaacaccgGATTGTCTTTGCAAACGTAGCCCATGGAAGATAGATGCCATCTGCAAGGTAGTAAATCATTGTTTAATAATGGCCATTGACTTCATAGTTGCAAGGAGGAGCATCTCCGAAAACAAGCTTTGCGAGTAGTGGTGATCTTGACAATTTATACCATTATAAGAGTTAGGCAATCCAAAGAATGAATGTCAATCCATAGATCCTTCGATGAAATAGCCTCAAGAATGATTGTTGGATCTTTGTAGTGGCCTCTGTACTGAATTTTTCATCTTGCTGGAGGACAGTTCTTCCAAGTCAAGTGCATGCAGTCTACTGATGCAGGCATCCCATGACATCCACATTCTACACTCTCACCCAACAGTCTCTCGGTGTCTTCATAATTGGTTACACTCGAGTACTCTGCCCAAAGATCTTAATCTCGGCATATGTGTGTATCTTTGAACTGCCTCCAAGATTGTATCTTCCTCAATGCAGACATAGTCATCAACGGTGTCGGCCAAACACCCGTAGGGAAGCACTCGAAAAATTTCGACACACTTCATCAATGGGCTCACACTGATATCCCCTTATGCACTCCTCCTCAGCTTAAACCAATCATCATCATTCCCCATGATTTTTGGAATACTAAGGATGAGACTCTTGTGCATCTGAAATCTCTTGCGAAAATACTTCTCTTGATAAATGGCATCGGGGTTGAAGTAATCTCTCATAAGCTCGGCATACCCCCCGTTCTATCTCGGTTAATGTACAAACGGCTGAAATATGAACCTAGTCCAGACCGTCGAAATTTGAGGTGCAATATCACTGCCATGGCCATTTCAATCTcctcatcgtcttcttcctcctccgtctGAAGATTTGTCGAAGATCATCTCCcccaacctcttcatccatactataGAATTGACTAGGTTGAACTTGATTGacaaaaagtaaaacaaaatgaaaatagcaCAAACAAAACTCACCTAGCCAATTTGTCGAACACTTGGAGGACGGAGGAGGTGAGGCCATCAGCCAATGGCGTTGAGCTATTGTTGAAGCTGCAAGACGGGTTGCTAGACGGCTAGCAGTCGACTGGAGGGGCTCGGAGGACGAAGATTCGTGTCCAGTGTTAGTCGGCGGCCACATACAATGTTCGCCGCAGCCGAAGAAGGTCGGTGGGGGTTTCATCGGCCTCCCCCGATTCCGTCGTTTCCTAGCTTTTGTGCGGCTGGTCTACAACAAATCCATCCTCTGACTCTATTTTGTGACAAATCAAGCTTGGAGATGCTCCattttggaagaaaaaaaaatacgACAATAGAGCAGCGGCTCGATTTAGGCTATGCCGAGCAAATCAAAGTGGGGCAGGAGGGCGGTGGAGGTTGCGGGGTGTAGGCAGAGGGTATTGGTGGATGTTGGAGGCGTCACCGGTGGCGAGGTGTCGTGGGAAAGGGAGAGCATCACGGGTGAAGAGGCCAAGTTTTTCTCGGAAGTATATTTAGGAATCAGCCGACTTGGACGAGTACATTTTTTGATGTCCTAAAGAGTTTGAGggatcaactttttttttttcgaaatggggtgcccctgcctctgcatcaattgatgcatacggaTTTTTATTAAAGTAAGTCACACCAAAACAGTAGTAACAGTACACAATTATTACAGCTCATGGATCACTTAGAGTCTCAACATGGATAAGCCACCTAAAAAAAGCTAGAAGAAAAAAGCGATGTAGCATCATGATGTGAGCCTTTTCTCGGACCGCCAACCGCACCGGCTGTAGAAATCCCGTGCGACCGTCGCCAAACGGTTGCACCCAAAATCCATGTCCGGACGTTCCTCCACCGAGCTGCGGGAaggaccacatatggatccaatgAGTGACCAAAGGGATAACCTGCATAAAAGATGGGAAACTCCTTTTGTTAAATATAAAATCATTACGGACTGTCCATATAGCCCACAATAAAGCGCACACACCGACTCTAATGTGGCCTTTATCTTTTTTTGGCaccccatttaaccaatttccaaacaaatttgAGACACTAGAAGGAGGAGGTAAATTAAACGTCATATAAATAATCCTCCAAATGATTTTGGCAAAGGGACATGAAAAGAACAAATGTTGTATTGTttcatcttgatcacaaaaactACATTTAGTGCATCCATGCCAATTCCGTTTGCTAAGATTGTCTTTGGTCAATATAACTTCCTTAGCTAATTCCTTAATCTCCTGCACTCACCATGCCAATTCCGTTTGAGGGATCAACTAGAGATGTCTTTAGCCTGTCAACGGAACCCCATAGCTAATTCCTTAATCTCCTGCACTCACCATGTTCTGCATGCATACGTACGCTGGCCTCCCAGCATAGCATACACTGCGACCCCTAATGACAAATATCGAACGACTGGTTTATCTCGAAAAAAACCTAACGACTTGTTAAACTATACTCCAAACACGCACGGGTGCGCCGATGGTCTTCTAAAAAATAGTCTGGCTAGTTTTGACACTGAGGCGACCAATCAGCAGCGTACAGATGCCCCTGGACTAGCCACAAGCTCCACCTTTCATCAGCAGCGATGGCGGCAATGATCGGCGACACCTCGAATGTTACCAAAAGAAGAATTGTCTGGCGCTAGCTAGCCACTAGCTCAGCTATCTGCCTCATTCACCGTAGCTCACTGATCGCGACTAGTAGTTAATCAATCGCTGGAGTTAACATCAGCAGCATGATTTTGTTAATCTGAAGCTGCTTCCGTTGATTAACGGATAACAGTCGCCTTGTCGTGAGCGTTTACGCCGATGGAATGTTGTCACTGTGGAATAGATTTTTGCCGACCCATACACAGTATGACTCGATCGCACTAGGATTAGTACACCCAAAGCTTGGCCTCCTGCCGCGTGTAAAAATCGGGCCCTCGCTGCGTTCGTAGTGCTGTACATGGATATTAATGAAGAAGTGTGCGTCCAAATCAGACTGGTAACGGGTCCACCTTCCCGCGTAATCGCATTTATCCTTCACAAATTAGAAAACTATGCAGTGTTGTTGTTTTTCTAAAAGCTTATTTGATTTATAGTATAGAAAAATGGAGGATTGATGTGATCTGTCCCTTTGAATCTTATGAAAATACTTTTTTAGATACAGGGCTctttattactcaaaagtttTAAGCAATACACCCGGCATCTACATAGTCAAGATGCACACAACTATCCAACGGTATAAGATAGACCAAAACGCTACAAGCGTGCGGAAATACAAAACAACTAGTCATCCGAAGAGGCCACAAGAGGCAAAATCTTACGATTATATAGCCACCCATGTTAGGTAATAAACTCATTAGCCGTATCTTCCAACCATGTAGACATCTTTGTAAAGAGGTCACGGTACTCCAAGACGCTACAAGCGTGTGGAAATACAAAACAAGTAGTCATCTGAAGAGGCCACAAGAGGCAAAATCTTACGATTATGTAGCCACTCATGTTAGGTAATAAACTCATTAGCAGTATGTTCCAACCATGTAGACATCTTTGTAAAGAGGTCACAATACTCCAAGCGCTGGAGCAACGACTATGAACGGAGTAAACCCGTACACGgatagatgacctgcataagaaaagaatttttatcattaaatacCTTGTCATTCCTACATAGTCATAGCGACCATATTATGGCAATCGCTCCAACTCTGATAAGAAACTTAAACCTAGAATCCATCTCATTTAGCCAATTCCCTAAATATTTGCAATGATCTTTGGGGGATATGCGGTAGAACCTATATGAATGTTACATttcaccatatagacctagcgaaCCCATACTAGAAGAAAAGATATTTTATTGTCTCTTCTTTATGAtagaaaacacatttcgtacagCTGTGCCAGTTGCGTTTTGTAAGTTTATCTTTAGTAAAAATAATACCACGACAAAAGTACCATGGAAAAAACCTTAGTTTGCAAtggcatcttcatcttccaaatattCTTATTATTAAGCATCGGTTGAATGGGTTCAATTAAAGCATTATACATGAATCCTACTGATAATACACCATTCTTGGTAAGACCCCAACGAAATTCATCAGATCCCTGTAGTAACTGGATTGAGTCTAAGCGTTGTAGCAACTCATTCTAAGAAGCCACCTGGGGTCCGAGAAGATCTCGTCTGAACGTCATAGACGTAGGAGATGTTTCCATCACCTTCTGCAAGGTTTCAAATAACCTAAGATAACGCATTTGATCCAACATACTCCCTCCGCAACAAGTCTTGTTCCTAGGTTAACAAACTAGCCAGCCATTTTCGAAGAAAGGCTTTGTTTTAACCTCCAAATCATGGATACCAAGTCCACCCTGATATTTTGGATGGAAAATGACATTTCATTTAGTCAACTAGTACTTTTTTTCTCATTGTCTTCTTTCCAAAAGGATCTAGATCGAAAATAGTCCAATCTATATAAAACTGTTTTAGGCAACTGAAAAAgaagatcatatacagtaccatatttgtgagtacaaAATTTATGAGGACCAATCTTTCACCTAGAGATAGTAATTtttctttccaactactaagtcgcTTTTGTAGTCTTTTCTcgactattttccattcagcttGGGTAAgtttccgataatgaatcggaatgccCACATAACTAATTGAAAAACTGCCCAATCCACGTCCGAAAAGTTCGGCATATTGGTTAGCCTCATCTTGAGCTTCGCAAAAATAGTGCAATTCACGTTTATGGAAATTGATCTTAAGACCTGACAAGAGCTTGAATGTTGATAGAATTAGTTTCAGATTTCTAGCTTtgtcaagatcatgatccataaaaagaattgtatcgtcggcatactgAAGGACAGACAGCCCCGCATCCACCAAATGAGGGACCACtacttcaatctggccatcaacTTTAGCACGCTCAGTTAAAATGGCTAGCATATCTGCCACAATGTTGAGTAACATTGGGGATAGGGGATCGCCTTTCCTTAAACCGTTTTTTGTCTAAAAGTATTTGTAGTTGTTTGATGGCAACATAGAAATTGGTACACCTAGTTGTTTGATGGCAACATAGAAAAGCCATATAAAAATTCTTTAGAGATTGAGTGCATAGCATAGTTGTTATAGACACATTCAAATTTTTCCAAGAGATCTAACCTCTTGTTAGAAATCCTAAGAATTGGAGTATAGGAAAGTAGTCCATAGAAATTTTGGAGGGTTCAATCCTTCAAATCAAATGGGCTCTATAAGAAAAATTCTATGGGTAAAAATCCTAGTACAAGATTACTTTGAAAATCCTTTAAATCAAACAAGCCCTCAAGTGTTGATCTTGCgctaataaaataaaattatatacTAAAAGACAAATCCTAAAATCCCTCAGTTTCATAACTTTTGCCATGGTTTTAGTTAAAATTAACATAAAGTCTCATAATTCTTGTGGTTGTTTTAGTTTAAACTTAACCTAAATCACAACAAAAATAATGAAACGAAGGGAATAGTATTACCTTTGTCTATAAAAATAAAAGGTTGTTTTAGAAATATTGAAATATGGATGTAAGTAGACGCTATATAGTGTACAGATaaatctaaatttaaataaatctaaAACCTCTTTTTGTAGATGGAGAGAGTAGTAGATTTTTTGTGTGCAACTAATTCTCAATTAAATGAGAATTAGATTAGTTTTCTGTCAAATGATGTTGCAATCCATGTTGCAACTCAGGCAAAAGCTACCATCAATTTCATAGTGCCATCTTTCTCTTAAAATGACATTAGTTATGCTTTTCTTTAAGATTGAGATCATCTAAGACCTATAGCAGGTTTAGTAAGTACCACAGACCAATCTGTCTACTTTGATAGTGTAGGAGAATTAGCACAATCGAGATTTCTTTTTAGTAGTTGTCTCACTTGCTATTAAAAGATCTCAGTTGTAGCTAAACTTGCTTGTCATGATATGGGAGAATTAGCAAAACCGAGATTTTTTTATCCATGTACCAGTTGTAACCGGTATTTCCGATATTTTATCTATTAAAAAATCTCAGCTGTAACTAAACTTTCTTGTCATGATATGGGAGAATTAGCAAAACCGAGTTTTTTTGTCTCGGTAAGCAAAAAATATCGGTGGGTACCAGTATTTTGGAAATTTTGGAAATACCGGCAAAATACCGGCCGAGATTTGTCAAAACAACTCACTATTTTGTtaaaaaattatttaaaaaatttaaatttacTCAAATTATTTAAATACCGGAGAATTTCGTTCAGTATTTCTTTTTCTCGGTGGTAACCGGTAAAACCGGTTTTCTTCGAAATCTTGGAAATTTCGGCCGAGAAAAAAAACCAGCATCCCCAAATTCTCGCGAGTAACGTGCATCGTTTGTTTTACTTCTCGCGAATATTGCTTTCCGTTTTGTTTATGATAGTTCAAACAGTGATGATACTATTATtagtcgaggaggaagaggtcgttAAGCAGCAACCCATGTCACCCTGTCCCAACGCACGTCACAGCAACATGCCTTTGCCTGTCGTTGCGCGGGCGTACAGTATCTCAAGTCCATCACGGAGCGAGACCTGCATATAAGTACCGCCTACCGCAGACTCCGTTCTCAGAACCAGGAAACCTAGCTGAATCAGCCAGCTACCACCTGTAAACTCTCTGACTTCTCCGCAAGAAGTCTTGATCGATACATGGCGAAGGTCCACCCCAACATGGTGCCCGCGCCGGGCGCCGTCGTCGTACAGGCTGCCACCTCCATCGCCGAGCGAGCGGAGGAGGCGCCGACGACGCTGACGGTGTGGCGCAAGTCGCTGCTGTTCGACTGCAAGGGGTTCACGGTGTTCGACGCCAAGGGCAACCTGGCCTACCGCGTGGACAGCTACGCGTCCGAGACCGGCGACGAGGTGGTGCTCATGGACGCGGCCGGCCGCCCCGCCTTCACCGTCCGCCGCAAGCGGTTCAGCCTGCATGGCGAGCAGTGGCTCGTGTTCGCCGGCGAGGAGACGCGGCGGCCCGTGTACGCCGTCCGTCGGAGCGGGCGCGGCAAGATGATGGCGCACGTCACGGCGTGCGCCGGTGGTGGGGCCTCTCCCTCGTCGCCGTCGTACGAGGTGGAGGGGTCGTACGCGCGGCGGTGCTGCGTGGTGTACGACGGCGAGAGGCGCGCGGTGGCGGAGGTGAGCCCCAGCCCCAAGGAGGTTGTCGGCACGGACGTGTTCCGCCTGGTGGTGCAGCCCGGCGTCGGCGCGTCTCTCGCCATGGCCGTCGTGGTGGCGCTGGAGCAGATGTTCGCCAGGCCGTCCCTCCTCCGGAGCTGGTCCACATGAACTGgtttttgtttgttgtatttCGATCTAGTCAAGCTAGCTTTTTGCCCCTTACACTTGGGGTTGGGTTGGGGTTACGATTACGAACGAGTTGAAAATCGGTGGATGGATCGATGTGTGGGCATGAGAGCAGGCTCTGCTCCGTGATGCCCCCGCCAATTCGCATATACTATATGACCAATTGAAGCTCTTTTTGGATCCATCCATGGAAGTCTTGCCTCCTCCTACtgcgtgtgtgtgtgcgtgtgtgtattCGAGAGCAAAATCGTGAATTTGGTAAGGATGGATGGAATTGTAGATACCCAGAAAAGGAATGAAAAACAATACTAGTATAGACAATTTTCTTCGTATACGGTTCTCAGCTTCTCGGCTTGGCGATAACATCTTGTCCTATACAGAGTGCCgtcaccatcttcttcttgcgTACATACATACATTTCGTGGCTTTCCAGCTTCTGGTATCTCTCCAAAGGGATCGACCAGATAACCGGAGAGAGACATTGTTTCTCGTCTTCTCCTCTGCTTTCCGCGCTGGATGGAAACATGGAATCATATTTGTGAAAACATTTCTGTCAAACCTTTCCGATCATGTGGACTGGCAGGCAGGACTATGACTCGTCGTTTGGCCCCTTGCTAGCTATAGCTCCAGGGACCATGCCGCCCTGGAGAAGAGACGTGCACACCTCGGAGGGGTCGGAACGAAATTCAGTTAGTGCCGAGAGAAAATCTGGTGAACAGGCACTTTCTGGGCATATCTGGCGTGTGAGTCCAGCTGGTGATGGTACGTGTTGTGATTGAGTCTGAATTCATGGAGGATTGGTAGGCAGCCGATATATATGTGCAGCTTGCAAAAGTCGGATTATCTTGCGTTCTTCTGACTAGTGTTCGTGTAAACTTCTGCTGTGTGTATGTGAAAGCTGGCGATTGTCTGCTGCAGGCTTACTGAACTTTGCACATGAGGTATATATATGGGTAGTCTTTCCTGGAGGCtggagggtttttttttttgaaaaggagaTTTAGCTCCTGTTCTCTGCATCAAAGTTGGAGGCTGGAGGTATTCATATGACTCCTGAAGTCCCGAGTGTCACACAGCTTTGTAGTGAAACCAGATTGCTATATCAATCACACACACATAATAACGTTGGGATAAGCCATGAGCTTTAAAATTTGAAATTATACAGCTCGTGCAGGAAAGCTTGCCGGAAGCCTGGAGCACACATACATGCATGTACTTCTTCATATCGATCTTTTCAGGACCGGACTGTACCCACATGGCCACATGGGTTCAGATCTCTCGAGTTATTCAGGGCCGGCAAGCAACCAGTTGCATACCCATGATGGTCCTTCATTGAAGATCAAAAGTAAGTGGAAGAGCTAGTCGGCAGGCGAGTGAGTCAATACACGGCGGGTCTGTTGTtcgcacaaaaaaaaaaaaaaaaaaaaaacacggcgGATCTGTCAGCAAATCAACAGAAACACCTGAAGCTCAACGAAACATTAGCAATTACAGTGCCTCCTGTAAACTTCGTCGCAACACCCCCGTTTAAATTGGTCATAACGAACTGACGAAGCCCTCTTCAGTCTCAGTTTACTTCGTCCGCCACCTGACCTTGTTTTCTTCGTTGGTGCATTAACAACCATCTCCGGTAAAGACTAAATACGACATGAAGTGATTGATAAAGGAAGGATTGAAAGAGGCTTTGGAACTCATTATCACGTATAACTTTCCTCATCACCCACCATCAAATGCTCCTTCAGTCTTCActctctctctttcttcattcatcattttcttcttttttctttcacCAATCATTTCTTCATTTTTTCTTTCAATCTGAAGGTGATTTCTACGGTCCTCACTCTCTCTTTGTGCAGCCATCATTTTTCAACACGAGGACTAAGAATGAGAAGTGTTGCTTACTAGTTTTCAGTTATCAGTCCAGTTTGAAGGTGATCTCTTTCTTTGGTCACCATTTTCTCTTTATTATATTTTATCACTTTGTCCAGTTTGAAGGTGATTTCTTCAGTCCTCACTCTCTCTTTCTTCGGCcacctttttctttttattttctttcgtcACCTGTTCTTCATTTCGTCTCACTATCTTTTTTTGAGTTCTCATTCACGTTTTAGTTACTCCTTATATCGTTTCCTCTTCAGTCTCAGTTTGAAGGTTATG contains:
- the LOC124667109 gene encoding protein LURP-one-related 8-like produces the protein MAKVHPNMVPAPGAVVVQAATSIAERAEEAPTTLTVWRKSLLFDCKGFTVFDAKGNLAYRVDSYASETGDEVVLMDAAGRPAFTVRRKRFSLHGEQWLVFAGEETRRPVYAVRRSGRGKMMAHVTACAGGGASPSSPSYEVEGSYARRCCVVYDGERRAVAEVSPSPKEVVGTDVFRLVVQPGVGASLAMAVVVALEQMFARPSLLRSWST